Within Haematobia irritans isolate KBUSLIRL chromosome 2, ASM5000362v1, whole genome shotgun sequence, the genomic segment ctatggttatatttacagacTTACTAGTCAAAGAAGAGAGGAATTACACTAAGTATTCTTTGAAAAGAAAGTCAGTGTTAAATTTAGGATTTGGATTAAGgtaaaataaatgataaataatGTATCTGTTGGCTTAGAAAATTACTTTTCCGAAGATGAACTAGTAACATTTTAACTATGCTATTATCATTCCTAAGATAGACCAATATACACTCTCGGAGAACGCATAAATAttcaactctctctctctctcttctctctctctctcttctctCTCTTCTCTCTATAGAGATGGAGGTAGCAAACACCTATGTCGATTATTCGATTCGATTATTTGGCATTGCAATTGGTTTCACCTCACTATCAACCAATTCAACGTCAAAAGTCCATTTGTTAATGTTGTCCAACAGGAAAACAAGATTATTggcgtaaaaaaaaaaataaataaataaaaatatcgattaGTCAATACAAATATGAGTgcaagtcagtgttgccaggcgaTCATAAATTGTTCGaggttttttttgaaatagcccccaaaaaaatgtaggaaatcaaatcagataaaaatgccTTCCCAAATTTTGAGTAAACAATTCTGTATTAAAACACTTACACACAATATGTATACACACATGttttttgatccaattaattttttaattgaaatgtcttcaatcacgaacatgatagtatcaatcacagttttaatttaaaaaaaatacttgattaaaaaatttattaatttcatttgcaaatttcaattaattttttaattcattcaattaaaaatttaattaatgttgattgcaaaactcaattaattttatcattaaaaacgtatctattttaaattaatttcttaactgTTTAGTGTTTTAGTTTGATTAGAaatattgattgtttgaaataaatgtttagttaaaaatttaaaaaaatccgtcgctttttataccctccaccataggatggggggtatattaactttgtcattccgtttgtaacacatcgaaatattgctctaagaccacataaagtatatatattctgggtcgtggtgaaattctgagtcgatctaagcatgtccgtccatccgtctgttgcaatcacgcaaacttccgaacgaaacaagctatcgacttaaaactttgcacaagtacttgttattgatgtaggtcggatggtattgcaaatgggccatatcggtccacttttacgtatagcccccatataaacggaccctcagatttggcttgcggagcctcaaagagaagcaaatttcatccgatcttgccgaaatttggtacatggtgttggtttatggtctctaacaaccatgcgaaaattggtccacatcggtccataattatatatagcccccatataaacggatccccagatttggcttgcggagcctcaaagagaagcaaacttcatccgatccggctgaaattttttacatggtgttggtttatggtctctaccaaccatgcgaaaattggtccacatcagtccacaattatatatagcccccatataaaccgatccccagatttggcttgcggaccctcaaagagaagcaactttcatccgatcttgctgaaatttggtacatggtgttggtttatggtctctaacaaccatgcagaaatttgtCCATGttggtccagaattatatatagcccccatataaaccgttctccagaattgacctccggagcctcttgcaggagcaaaattcatccgatccgcttgaattgtaaaacgtggtgttagtatatggtctctaacatccatgcaaaaattggtccacatcggttcacaattatatatagcgccccatataaaccgatccccagatttggcttgcggagcccctatgtaaagcatatttcatccgatccggttgaaatttggaacatggtgttagtatatggtctctaacaaccgtgccagaattggtccatatcggtccataattatatatagcccccatataaaccgttctccagatttgacctcccgtgcctcttggaggaccaaaattcatcccatccggttcaaatttggaacgtggtgttagtatacggccgctaacaaccataccgaaattggtccatatcggtctatagttatatatagcccatctccagtcacacaaaaattggtccatatcggttcataatcatggttgccactcgagccaaaaatgatctaccaacattttatttctatagaaaattttgtcaagattttatttctatagaaaatatggcaaaattttatttctatagaaaattttgtcaagattttatttctatagaaaatatgtcaaaattttatttctatagaaaatattgttaaaatttcatttctatagaaaattttgttaacattttattactatagaagattttgtcaaaattttatttctatagaaaattttgttaaaatttcatttctatagaaaattttgtcaaatctttatttccgtagaaaatttttctatagaaaattttgttaacattttatttctatagaaaattttgtcaaaattttatttctatagaaaattttgtcaaactgaattatatacgtatttaaccgctcttttttgatttaatatataccacgtatggacttacatataatttagaagacggtgttaggaggttttaggataccttgccaACGGCAATCGCTACCGCAACttgagtaattcgattgtggatggcagtgtttagaagaagtttctatgcaatccatggtggagggtacataagcttacggccgtatacacttgttttaattgtcttagtcttctgagtttgattaaaaagttaattgcatcaattaattttttaattgaaaattttcattgacttaattaacttaatttttctatctttattaaaaagttaattgtatcaaccaTTGTactaattgaaaaacttttccacttcaatcaactatttaattagaaatattttggtgatagttttttctttgtatcaatttatcaattttttaaatcaacttaattaaaaatatataaagggaAAACTTGGTTTATAAAATAGAagagtaaagaaaaataaaactcgGTATATATATTCATTATTCGCCAAAAGtagtccaaaatttcaaaatcttcTGCATTGTCCAAATTGttttaagtaaataatttaataattgcaaaagtaaaattatgacacccACCATATAAGGAATATTTaactataacaagtatatacggccgtaagttcggccaggccgaagcttatgtaccctccatcatggattgcgtagaaacttcttctaaacactgccatccactatcgaattacttaggttgcggtaacgcttgccgatggcaaggtatcgtaaaacctcctaacaccatcttctaaattgtatgtaagtacatacgtggtataagttaacaacaattttattcttttaactTTTGCAAACTTTGCATTCAGTCAATTTATTGAACAAAAGGTAAATGACATTCAAATAAGTCACTTCTCATATTGCAACATAAACCATTCACAAAGGGTAAATGACATTTAAATAAGTCACTTCTCATATTGCAACATAAACCATTCTCACTTATTGGCATTTTGTTAAATAGAacttaaaaaaagaaatgttaGCGTAAGTGAAATTGTTAATAAGCTCATGTTTTCTTATTGCCAAATAGAATTCAAAAAGAAATGTTAACGTAAGTGAAATTGTTAATAAGCTCATGTTTTCTTATTGCCAAATAGAATTCAAAAAGAAATGTTAACGTAAGTgaaattgttaatttataagCTTAATATCATTAATAAAGTTTCAGTCGTAGTCAAGCACTCGAAAtgatagttttattttaaaataaactaaCTGGCGcccaacaaaatatttaaaagacaCTCAAGTAGTGcatcattttaaataaaaagaacactaaaatagtgaaaaatctttaagataaaaaatattaaaagacaCCCAAGTAGtgtatgattttaaataaaaagaacactaaaatagtgaaaaatctttaagataaaaaatattaaaagacaCTCAAGTAGTGtatcatttttaaataaaaagaacactaaaatagtgaaaaatctttaagataaaaaatattcaaagacACTTAAGtgtatcatttaaaaaaaaaatcactaaagTAGTGAGAAAAGTAACACTCAAGAAGtgtatcattaaaaaaaaaaaaaaaatcactaaagTAGTGAGAAAAGTAACACTCAAGAAGTGTATCATTGGTGCAAACTCTTAAACTAAACattaaaatagtaaaaaaggacactaaagcaataaaaaataGTGAACTGGATACTAAAGCAATTAATAGTGAACTGAATACCTGCCAAGAACAAAAAGGGAAACCGTGTCACCAGATTGAAAACGCAAAAGGATCAAATCTACATAAAGAAAGATCTACCCCCAAGATGAAATCAGCTATAATTTGGTTGTGAGTTTTTAGTTAAGATATTATaagtatttgatttttatttttccataagATTAATTATACTTGAATCCTAAAAATcgttaataacaataaaaagaacaaatttttttcaaacacgaaaattgtaatatattttcaaatccttattaaactacaaatatcgaaaaaaaaaaaaaatttacaaaatattataaccTTGACCTTTGAATTTAAACACGAAATTGTAAAACGAATCATATTTTCAAATTCCTTACTAAACTATAAATATCTTGATAAAATGTCAAATCCAAATAATCTAATCCGCCCTCCAATATTAACTCCTCCCAATAATCAACCCAACAATCCTAACATCCCACCCATCCCACCTATCAATCATAATGCTCAATCTGAGGCAGATATCATTAATGTAGTAACTAGAATTTGTAGGGAGCAATGCAGAAATGTAGTAGAGAATATGTTAAATCCCAATGCGGATATTTCAGGGATAGATCAAGGTATAGACGAACGATATAGAGAGAACCTTACGGATTTAGACAAGGTCCCCGATATAGTTCGCTGCCTGAGGGAATTCTCCGGCAATCACACAGAATTTAGCTCTTGGAAGAAGAGTGTAGAACGGGTTTTAAACCTGTACGAATCAACGAGAGGTACTccgaaatattttgcaatcctGAATGttatcagaaataaaataattggggCGGCCGATGCTGCTCTCGAATCTTACAATACTCCCTTGAACTGGGAATCTATTTCGCGCTGTCTAGCATTGCATTATGCTGATAAACGTGATCTTGGTACTTTAGAGTACCAAATGACCACTCTTATTCAGGGTAATAACACAGTTCAAGATTTCTATCAGGACGTTTACACCCACCTTTctctaataataaataatatttcgtGTATGACTATTGGTAAAGAAGCCATGGATATTCTAATCCAAACCTATAGGGATAAAGCTTTGGATACTTTCATTCGTGGACTAAGAGGCGACCTCGCAAAATTGTTATGCATTCGGGAGCCAACAACTCTCCCACAGGCACTCCATCTATGTCTAAAAATGCAAAACCAAAACTTCCGTACAGAACACGcctatggtaaaaataccaaactCCCACAACACCCAAAAaccaatcaaaattttagaccCCAAGTCTCCCACAGAACTCATGATGCATTTCTTCAAGTAACATCTGTACCCCTTAGAACCCAAAACATTTACCAACAGCATCAACCCCAATACTTTAACAATAATTCCCAACCCTTACAATACTTCAATCGGAACCGACAATTCCCGACCCAAATTCAGCGATATCAGAATATCAATCCAAACCACAATAACCCACCACCACGTCCACTCGCTCCGAAACCTCAACCAAAGCCTGTTCCTATGGAAATAGACCAATCAATGCAGTCACGTGCCGTTAACTACATGAATAGGCCAAGACAAAATAATGATTTCACAGGGAAAAGACCACCAGAACAAACATACCAACAACCCCAAAAATTCCAACGAAATTTCCACATAGAAAGTACTGACCAGGAAATAAACGGTCAAGTTCACGCTAACGAGGATGAATTATACTACCAACAAGCAATGacttatggtatcgaaaataatCTCCAAGATTTTCCAGAATATGTCGAAAATGTGGATAGTCGGTATGATGAGGAGAGCTCAACTGATATTCTCGAAGCAGCTGACATTAATTTTTTAGATTAGAAAGCTCGTCTTTGCCATATTTTGAAGTTAAGACGAGCTCTGGTGAGGTCCTAAGAATCTTAGTGGATACAGGatctaataaaaattatatacagaaTTCCCTAGTAAAATCAAGTCACCCAAACAAAGTAAAATTCTACGCAAAATCCGTTGGAGGCAAAACTGCTATAACCCACCATACATTTCTAAATCTCTTCGGTTTGAAGCAAATTAACATTAAATTCTTTTTACTACCTGTTTTAACATCGTTTCATGCGATACTGGGAAACGATACTCTGAAGAGCCTATCAGCAGTTATCTACACTGCAGAAAATTATATGACCATAGGAGACAACATAAAAATACGGTTAAAGCAACAGGTTTCACAATCAATTAACAACATACAAATAAGATCTGATCATATGACTAAGGAACAAGAGTCCAAAATTAATCAAATAATCCAGAAATATCCTAATCTGTTCTCCGAACCAAATGAATCGCTTACGTATACAACATCAGTCAAAGGCGAAATAAGAACCAATACCGATAACCCTATTTACTCCAGATGCTATCCATATCCCATGCATTTAAAAGATGAAGTCGAACGCCAAATAAAAGAACTATTGACTCAGGGCATTATTAGACCCTCAAAATCACCATACAACTCACCTGTATGGATCGTACCGAAAAAAATGGATGCTTCAGGGGTAAAGAAATTTAGAGTAGTTATTGACTACAGAAAACTCAATATGGTCACAGTCCCCGATAGATATCCTATTCCTGAGATTAATGAAGTTCTTTCTCAATTGGGTCAGAATAAATTCTTTTCTGTAATAGATTTAAAAAGCGGATTCCATCAAATCCCTCTTAAAGAAAGTGATATGGAGAAAACCGCATTCTCGGTTAATAACGGGAAGTACGAGTTTACGCGACTCCCGTTCGGTCTTAGAAATGCCCCTTCAATTTTTCAAAGGGCCTTGGATGATATATTGCGCGAACACATCGGGAAGATCTGCTATGTCTATATAGATGACATCATCATATTTGGTAAGGACGAACAGACACATATTGAAAATCTCGAAAAGGTTTTTCACACATTAGAGTTGTCCAACATGAAAGTTCAACTAGACAAGTGTGAATTTCTCAAAACAGAGGTAGAATTTCTGGGCTTCTTGATTTCAGACAAAGGAATACGAGCAAATCCAAAAAAAGTGGAAACGATTAATAAATTCCCAATCCCTGAAAcaataaaggatttgagatcgtTTCTAGGTATGTCAGGGTTTTACCGACGCTTTATAAAGGATTATGCCAAATTGGCAAAACCCTTAACCGTGCTTTTAAGAGGGGAGGAGGGACAAATGTCCAAAAACATGTCCAGCAAAGTGAAGATCAAAATGAGCAATGACGCATTAAAtgcgtttgacaaaattaaataaacgtTAGTATCAGAAGATGTTATACTAACCTACCCCAATTTCGAGAAAGAGTTCCACCTCACCACGGACGCATCAAACTACGCAATCGGCGCGGTATTGGAACAAGATGGTAGACCTATTACTTTTATTTCCAGAACACTGAACAAAGCGGAAGAGCATTACGCAACAAACGAAAAAGAAATGCTCGCGATTATCTGGGCAATCAAAACGCTGAGGAATTATCTTTATGGTTccgcgaaaattaaaatttttacggaTCACCAACCTCTTACATACGTACTATCAAACAAGAATTCGAACAGCAGGCTTAAAAGATGGAAAGCGTCTCTGGAGGAATATAATTACGAACTTCTCTATAAACCAGGCAAAACTAACGTTGTTGCAGATGCATTATCTAGACCCCCTCAACAAGTATTTCAGATAAACTCAATAATTGCTACACAACATAGTGTTCAGAGCTCACCTAATAACCTCATCCAATTTACTGACGCACCAATAAACGTCTTTAAGAACCAGATAATAATAGAACAACATGAAAAACCGTCATACGAATTCCAGATCGTGTTTCCAACATACCATCGTCATATTATTTTGGAACCTAATTTCACCGAAGAAcgacttaatgaaattttaagtaaattcttAAACCCCTCAGTAACAAATTGCATAAAGACTACTGACCAAATACTTGGCAAGATACAAGAAATATACTCCACAAActtcttcaaatttaaaattttctacacaagaaAAATGGTAGCGGATATCATTGATGAATCGGATCAAGAGGCAGaggtaataaacgaacatattagGGCACATAGAAAtgcttttgaaaataaaattcaacttCTCGAACGATGTTACTTCCCTCAGATgacagctaaaataaagaaggtGACCAAACTATGCAAAatatgtaaagaaaataaatatgatCGACACCCAAATAACATAAATCTTCAAGAGACACCAATTCCACAATATCCGGGACAGATCGTTCacattgatatttacattacagaGAGGACGTCCATCTTGACAGGAATTGATAAACTTACGAAATATGCCCAGGCGAGAATATTGAAATCAAGGGCAACAGAGGATATTAGACAACCACTTAGGGAAATGCTTCTAAACTTTGGAATGCCCGAAATTGTTGTCATGGACAATGAAAAATCTTTCAATTCGAAATCCATAATATTCATGATGGAGAATGAATTCAATGTAAAAGTTTTTAGGATTCCACCTTATGCTAGTACTGTAAACGGTCAAATAGAAAGATTTCACTCAACCCTCTCCGAAATTATGAGATGCCTTAAGTCGGAAGGAACGCAACTTAATTTATCTGAACTTTTGGACAAATCCATCATACCGTT encodes:
- the LOC142225255 gene encoding uncharacterized protein LOC142225255, producing MSNPNNLIRPPILTPPNNQPNNPNIPPIPPINHNAQSEADIINVVTRICREQCRNVVENMLNPNADISGIDQGIDERYRENLTDLDKVPDIVRCLREFSGNHTEFSSWKKSVERVLNLYESTRGTPKYFAILNVIRNKIIGAADAALESYNTPLNWESISRCLALHYADKRDLGTLEYQMTTLIQGNNTVQDFYQDVYTHLSLIINNISCMTIGKEAMDILIQTYRDKALDTFIRGLRGDLAKLLCIREPTTLPQALHLCLKMQNQNFRTEHAYGKNTKLPQHPKTNQNFRPQVSHRTHDAFLQVTSVPLRTQNIYQQHQPQYFNNNSQPLQYFNRNRQFPTQIQRYQNINPNHNNPPPRPLAPKPQPKPVPMEIDQSMQSRAVNYMNRPRQNNDFTGKRPPEQTYQQPQKFQRNFHIESTDQEINGQVHANEDELYYQQAMTYGIENNLQDFPEYVENVDSRLESSSLPYFEVKTSSGEVLRILVDTGSNKNYIQNSLVKSSHPNKVKFYAKSVGGKTAITHHTFLNLFGLKQINIKFFLLPVLTSFHAILGNDTLKSLSAVIYTAENYMTIGDNIKIRLKQQVSQSINNIQIRSDHMTKEQESKINQIIQKYPNLFSEPNESLTYTTSVKGEIRTNTDNPIYSRCYPYPMHLKDEVERQIKELLTQGIIRPSKSPYNSPVWIVPKKMDASGVKKFRVVIDYRKLNMVTVPDRYPIPEINEVLSQLGQNKFFSVIDLKSGFHQIPLKESDMEKTAFSVNNGKYEFTRLPFGLRNAPSIFQRALDDILREHIGKICYVYIDDIIIFGKDEQTHIENLEKVFHTLELSNMKVQLDKCEFLKTEVEFLGFLISDKGIRANPKKVETINKFPIPETIKDLRSFLGMSGFYRRFIKDYAKLAKPLTVLLRGEEGQMSKNMSSKNTEQSGRALRNKRKRNARDYLGNQNAEELSLWFREN